One window of Saprospiraceae bacterium genomic DNA carries:
- a CDS encoding T9SS type A sorting domain-containing protein: protein MKRLYLFLTFLFCLSIVEAQYYYLPYPKIGKNPGELNKDNEYPPGGGLPTGWTTIMTGPQASGNWTAVINLPITFYFNGALVTKFKASSSGVVTFNTKTALKVDSNNVALPSALIPDSSICIWGLRCATGDYIVTKTFGTKPNRQFWIQYNSYSEPNLKAGWIYASVVLEETTNKIYIVDQRTQCVFNSAVCQDKTNITLGVQVDANYAVMVDGSPDYKSDNLNNFLVDDNTYFEFIQGTQSQEDVLGLQHDFKKYYLTKDFPLTVNGTFRNTGSTIVSKVVYNYNVDNGPSVSKEITGLNAAPLADFQVSHPDVWASATKGVYTVKSWISLVNDNPTGTIADDTIRTIVNVNDTSITRKLMHENFSSSTCPPCKPGNETMHAVQSNFPELYTELNYHYYFPGTGDPYYTQEARDRGNYYGGVNAIPALFLDGTTNINPNGYTVPQFAELQEIPAFYQINPSGTVNGQKIDVSIEIQTIAPITATTRLNVAIAEKKTVKNVKTNGETEFPHVMKKLIPSSAGSLVGAVPAESSKTINLTWTVPGAYRLPLDAQTANIINLATEHSIEDFANLEVIAWLQESDKSVLQSNSADLVFVVGTNQKVEKKEISVNPNPASSYFFINMSSFNRDELLRVLVADETGKLVYAEKTDLGSLFVNTSGWKPGMYHIKVVGKNQEANQKIVVIE, encoded by the coding sequence ATGAAGCGACTTTACCTTTTTCTCACATTTTTATTTTGTTTGAGCATCGTAGAAGCTCAATATTATTACCTGCCTTATCCAAAAATTGGAAAAAACCCAGGTGAATTAAACAAGGACAACGAGTATCCTCCGGGTGGTGGATTGCCAACGGGATGGACTACGATTATGACGGGTCCTCAGGCATCCGGTAACTGGACTGCAGTTATTAATTTGCCAATTACCTTTTATTTTAACGGAGCGTTGGTTACTAAATTTAAAGCAAGTAGCAGTGGCGTTGTAACTTTTAATACTAAAACAGCTTTAAAAGTTGATTCTAATAATGTTGCATTACCAAGCGCACTGATTCCTGACAGTTCTATATGCATTTGGGGATTGCGTTGTGCAACCGGGGATTACATTGTTACCAAAACTTTTGGAACAAAACCGAATCGTCAATTTTGGATTCAATACAATTCTTATAGTGAACCCAATCTAAAAGCTGGATGGATTTATGCATCGGTTGTATTGGAAGAAACCACCAATAAAATTTATATAGTAGATCAAAGGACGCAATGTGTGTTTAACAGTGCAGTGTGTCAGGATAAAACAAATATTACTTTGGGCGTTCAGGTGGATGCAAACTACGCGGTCATGGTGGATGGATCTCCTGATTATAAAAGTGATAATCTGAATAACTTTTTAGTTGATGATAATACCTATTTTGAATTTATTCAGGGTACTCAATCGCAAGAAGATGTCCTTGGGTTACAACATGATTTTAAAAAATATTATCTGACCAAAGATTTTCCATTGACAGTAAACGGAACATTCCGCAATACAGGATCAACGATTGTTTCAAAAGTAGTATATAACTACAATGTAGACAATGGTCCAAGTGTTTCAAAAGAAATTACCGGATTGAATGCAGCTCCTTTAGCAGATTTTCAAGTGAGCCATCCGGATGTTTGGGCTTCCGCAACAAAAGGAGTCTATACAGTGAAATCCTGGATTAGTTTGGTAAATGATAATCCAACAGGAACCATTGCTGATGATACCATCCGTACGATTGTAAATGTGAATGACACATCAATAACTCGTAAATTAATGCATGAGAATTTTTCTTCTTCAACCTGTCCACCTTGTAAGCCAGGCAATGAAACCATGCATGCGGTGCAGAGTAATTTTCCGGAATTGTATACTGAGTTAAACTATCATTATTATTTTCCAGGAACGGGAGATCCTTATTACACACAAGAGGCACGTGACCGTGGAAATTATTACGGTGGCGTAAATGCAATTCCTGCATTGTTTTTAGATGGAACAACCAATATTAATCCGAATGGTTATACTGTTCCTCAATTTGCTGAATTGCAGGAAATTCCTGCTTTTTATCAAATCAATCCAAGTGGTACTGTAAATGGTCAAAAAATTGATGTAAGCATCGAAATCCAAACCATAGCACCGATAACTGCAACGACCCGTTTGAATGTTGCGATCGCAGAAAAGAAAACGGTAAAAAATGTTAAAACCAATGGAGAAACTGAATTTCCCCATGTAATGAAAAAATTAATACCCAGTTCTGCTGGTTCTTTGGTTGGTGCAGTGCCAGCAGAGTCCAGTAAAACCATTAATTTAACTTGGACTGTACCAGGAGCGTATCGATTGCCATTGGATGCGCAAACAGCCAATATTATTAATTTAGCAACAGAACATAGCATTGAAGATTTTGCTAATTTGGAAGTGATTGCCTGGTTACAGGAAAGTGATAAGAGCGTTTTACAATCCAATTCAGCAGATCTTGTGTTTGTGGTTGGTACCAATCAAAAAGTTGAGAAAAAAGAAATCAGTGTAAATCCAAATCCTGCGAGTTCTTACTTTTTTATCAATATGAGTTCTTTCAATCGCGATGAATTGCTCCGCGTATTGGTTGCAGATGAAACTGGAAAATTGGTTTATGCTGAAAAGACAGATTTGGGTTCTTTATTTGTTAATACATCCGGATGGAAACCCGGAATGTATCACATTAAAGTTGTTGGTAAAAACCAAGAGGCTAATCAAAAAATTGTTGTGATCGAATAA
- a CDS encoding T9SS type A sorting domain-containing protein, whose amino-acid sequence MKEIFYFNSKFKFILILPILLLPIESFQQYQSKTWIVGYDNNVGKNPKFGITTLDFSGKQIEQVFLRNEFHAKTDLINTSICNKFGQLILFTEGLNLYGSDLAVIENGDELNPGEVRNDFSPEYYPAAFNHILLPKPGHDDQYILVHLSLIYNRDPGDQIRSVVADKLLVSIIIKDSLDYNFKVVEKNKLLLKDNFNKAHLAYCRHANGRDWWLIFEKYNSNRHYIYLLDPSGMHLHATQDYGEVGGKYDWSGNSIFSPDGTKFIKYCFDYGIQLFDFDRCSGKLSNTLQLKTFVNPEIKLASIAVSPNSRFLYLNDYTRIWQYDLEHINKPGYIDTIGIWDGYFYQDVFTTGFYQMALADNGKIYLSCYSSNIYLHVINNPNEKGLSSRFKLRDLILESWMIGGLPIMPNYQLGPVSNSVCDSLSYLAKHDWTNTFKIYPNPTTDEIYFSNADTTLFPDLIIDIYDGLGKKVKSQTLQRPTSQLSISLIDLPAALYFMHVSDYKGRSVNRKIVKL is encoded by the coding sequence ATGAAGGAAATATTTTATTTTAATAGCAAGTTTAAATTTATATTAATATTACCCATTTTATTATTGCCAATTGAATCTTTTCAACAATATCAGAGTAAAACATGGATTGTTGGTTATGATAATAATGTGGGAAAGAATCCTAAATTTGGAATAACTACTTTGGATTTTAGTGGGAAACAAATAGAACAAGTTTTTTTAAGAAATGAATTTCATGCTAAAACAGATCTTATTAACACATCAATTTGTAATAAATTTGGTCAGTTAATATTATTTACTGAGGGGTTGAATCTTTATGGCAGCGACCTTGCAGTTATTGAAAATGGTGACGAATTGAATCCAGGAGAAGTTAGAAATGATTTTAGTCCTGAGTATTATCCTGCTGCATTTAATCATATTTTGTTGCCAAAACCCGGACACGACGATCAATATATTTTAGTCCATTTATCATTAATCTATAATAGAGATCCGGGAGACCAAATTAGATCTGTAGTAGCAGACAAACTATTAGTATCTATAATTATAAAAGATAGTTTGGATTATAATTTCAAGGTAGTAGAAAAGAACAAGCTTCTATTGAAAGATAATTTCAATAAAGCTCACTTAGCATATTGCAGGCACGCCAATGGGCGGGATTGGTGGCTTATTTTTGAAAAGTATAATTCAAATAGACATTATATTTATTTATTAGATCCTTCAGGGATGCATTTGCATGCTACGCAGGATTATGGTGAGGTTGGCGGAAAATATGACTGGAGCGGAAATAGTATTTTCAGTCCGGATGGAACTAAATTTATAAAGTACTGCTTTGACTATGGTATCCAATTGTTTGATTTCGATCGATGTTCTGGCAAATTATCAAATACATTGCAACTGAAAACGTTTGTAAATCCTGAGATTAAATTAGCCAGCATAGCTGTTTCACCAAATTCTAGATTTTTATACCTGAATGATTATACCCGTATTTGGCAATATGACTTAGAACATATCAATAAGCCTGGTTATATTGATACGATAGGTATTTGGGATGGTTACTTTTACCAAGATGTATTTACTACCGGATTTTATCAAATGGCTCTTGCAGATAATGGAAAAATTTATTTAAGCTGTTATTCAAGTAATATTTATTTGCATGTAATTAATAATCCAAATGAAAAAGGCTTATCCTCAAGATTTAAACTGCGGGACTTGATTTTGGAATCATGGATGATCGGTGGACTTCCAATCATGCCAAATTATCAATTAGGTCCGGTGAGCAATAGTGTTTGCGACAGTTTAAGTTATCTTGCTAAGCATGACTGGACAAATACATTCAAAATATATCCAAACCCAACAACGGATGAGATTTATTTTAGCAATGCTGATACCACTCTTTTTCCTGATTTAATTATTGACATTTATGATGGCTTGGGAAAAAAAGTGAAGTCACAAACCTTGCAAAGGCCTACATCCCAACTGTCTATTTCTTTAATAGATTTACCAGCTGCTCTCTACTTTATGCATGTTTCAGATTATAAAGGGAGATCTGTTAATAGAAAAATAGTAAAATTATAG